Below is a genomic region from Bacillus mycoides.
ATAATGACAGCATGTTCAATCGTATGCTTTAACTCACGAACATTTCCAGGCCATTGATAAGCTTGTAATCTTTCTTTCGCTTCCTTATCAATTTGAAGTACACCTTTTTTATAACTTTTATTATATTCTTTCAAAAAGTAAGACGCTAATAACAGTACATCCTCAGTTCTTTCGCGAAGCGGCGGGATATATAATGAAAATACATTTAATCGATAGTATAAATCAGTGCGAATTTTATTTTCTCTTAAACATACTTCTGGAGGCTGATTCATTGCAGTAATAACGCGAACATCTACTTTTCTCGTCTTATTATCACCAATGCGACGAATAACTCCATCTTCTAATACACGTAGCATTTTTGCTTGTAAATCAAGCGGCATTGAATTCAGTTCATCTAAAAATAATGTCCCTCCATCTACAAGTTCAAATAATCCTGCTCGTTCGATTGCCCCTGTATAACTACCTTTTGTCGTGCCAAACAGCAAACTTTCTAATAGCGACTCTGGCAAAGCTGCACAGTTTTGTGCAATAAACGGCTTATTTTTTCGTTTAGAAGCTTCATGAATCGCTTGCACAAATAGCTCTTTCCCCGTTCCAGTTTCACCATATATTAAAACATTCGCATCGGTTGGCGCTACTTTTTGTGCTAACTCTTTCGTCTGTTTAAAGCGGGAATCATCAGTTACAATTGTCTCGAATGCAACATGCTTTTTCACCGTTTTTTTGCTAGTCGATCGTTTTATTTTCGATTGTAGATCTACAATCGTATCAGTAAGCTTTTGAATAGTAGAATAATCTTTCGCAATTTCTACAGCACCAGCAATATTTCCATCTATTAAAATAGGTAACGTTGTATTGACCGTACAAACGTCTTCCCCATTTAAATTTTGGTAATGTTGAACTTGGTGTACGATTGGTTTTTTTGTATCTAATACTTTCATCAACGTACTTGTTTCTCTGGATAATGACGGGAATGCTTCTAATAAATGCTTTCCTAGCACATTTTCAATTTTAGATCCATCATGTTTTGCAGCAACTGTATTATAAAATATTGTAATCCCATTTTCATCTACTGCATGTATGGCCTCATCTATACTGCCCAAAATCGCTTCAATGACTTCCTGTGTCGAAACTGCTAGCAATGTCATCCCCCCTTTTGCCGAAAATCCAGCAAATTCAACGCCGAATTTTCGGCACCCTCTGTGCGATTATAAGCATGACGATTCCGTTCTATTATTTTGATGAAATGTGTATATATTTTTATTGCTTATTTATGATTAAGTGAAACTTTAATCAGTGGGGCTTTATTATTAACCCGACTCCCACCTAACTTCTTTGCTTTACAGCCGAATTTTGAGGCGGGAGTCTTACTGCTTTCGAATAGCTGGATAAATCTTTCACCCATATATTCATATCTTCCAACTTATCAAAAATGTAGCAATTATTCGCAAGCCTTCCCGTATATGTATAGCCTAATTGATGAAAGGCTGCATTCATACCGAAAGATAGCGAGCGAGCAATTGTATAAGAACAAAAAATAGATTTTTCTTGGAGCTCTTCCTCCAATTTAATTAACAGACTTTTCATGAAACCATGTTTTCGATATTCAGGTAATGTAGCACAATTCGTTAATTCTGCATTACCTTCTTTCACGTTCATTTCAGCAGATGCTGTACTAATAATTTTCCCCTCGAATTCATAAACATAGTAAATTGTATCGTCTTCCTTCATCGTCTGCTTTACATAATTCCCATCATTTAAAGGTGTCGGATAAACTTCAAATACTTTTCCAAAGACAATTGCTAATTCTTCCGCATCCTCTTCTGTCGC
It encodes:
- the ablB gene encoding putative beta-lysine N-acetyltransferase — encoded protein: MKYYESFSEQTKHYTVEGVLDYFNKRIRIDHYTGNVESIIQTIDELAKKHSFTKCIIKGKGEHVSTWLSFGFLLEATIPHYFQGHDAHFFVKYHNDERRNSIHWTEEDTILSGVKEKKVKEKIVPEEFVLRKATEEDAEELAIVFGKVFEVYPTPLNDGNYVKQTMKEDDTIYYVYEFEGKIISTASAEMNVKEGNAELTNCATLPEYRKHGFMKSLLIKLEEELQEKSIFCSYTIARSLSFGMNAAFHQLGYTYTGRLANNCYIFDKLEDMNIWVKDLSSYSKAVRLPPQNSAVKQRS
- the rocR gene encoding arginine utilization transcriptional regulator RocR, with amino-acid sequence MTLLAVSTQEVIEAILGSIDEAIHAVDENGITIFYNTVAAKHDGSKIENVLGKHLLEAFPSLSRETSTLMKVLDTKKPIVHQVQHYQNLNGEDVCTVNTTLPILIDGNIAGAVEIAKDYSTIQKLTDTIVDLQSKIKRSTSKKTVKKHVAFETIVTDDSRFKQTKELAQKVAPTDANVLIYGETGTGKELFVQAIHEASKRKNKPFIAQNCAALPESLLESLLFGTTKGSYTGAIERAGLFELVDGGTLFLDELNSMPLDLQAKMLRVLEDGVIRRIGDNKTRKVDVRVITAMNQPPEVCLRENKIRTDLYYRLNVFSLYIPPLRERTEDVLLLASYFLKEYNKSYKKGVLQIDKEAKERLQAYQWPGNVRELKHTIEHAVIITEGNSLTANCLPRTFRKEKLPKKKSILPLREALHQTEKELIDQALIETEGNILQAAKMLGIPRQTLQYKLSKYDKTAE